GACAAAGTGATTGAAGGTCCTCAATCCGTGGTATTCCAGGAGGCTGAAAACCGGCTTCATGCCCATAAAGCGATTATGGCGCTGGTCATGTAATAATTATAAAATAAAGGAGACAGCGTATGGCTAAAGTAGTACTTGCCTATTCAGGCGGACTGGATACGTCCATCATTATTCCATGGCTGAAAGAAAACTATGGCTATGAGGTTGTCGCGATGGCGGCAGATTTGGGACAGGGAGAGGAACTGGAACCTCTTCATGAGAAGGCTGCTAAAACCGGAGCCACCAAATTGTATATTGAAGATTTGAGAGAAGAATTCATTACGGATTTCATTTATCCGACACTTCAGGCTGGAGCCGTGTATGAAGGCAAATATCTTCTGGGAACATCCTTTGCGCGTCCGCTTATTGCCAGAAGGCTTGTGGAGATTGCCGAAAAAGAAGGCGCAGTTGCTGTTGCGCATGGCGCGACAGGGAAAGGCAACGATCAGGTCCGCTTTGAACTGGCTGTCAAAGCACTGAATCCTGATCTGAAAATTATTGCTCCGTGGAGAGAGTGGGACATCAAATCGCGGGATGATGCGATTGATTATGCCAAAGAACGCGGAATCCCTATCCCGGTTACCAAGGACAGACCGTACAGCATGGACCGTAACCTGTGGCATTTAAGCCATGAAGGTGGTGACCTCGAGGATCCCTGGAATGAACCGAAGGATGATCTCTATCTACTCGGGGTTTCTCCGATGCAGGCGCCGGACCAGGCCGCGTATGTGCTGATCAATTTTGAGAAGGGCATACCGGTCGCTGTCGATGGAGAGAAGCTTGCACCGATTCAGCTGATCGAGAAATTGAATGCCCTGGGCGGTAAGAATGGGATCGGGATTGTCGACATGGTCGAAAACAGGCTTGTCGGGATGAAGTCGCGCGGGGTATATGAGACCCCCGGCGGGACAATTCTCTATGCCGCGCATCAGGCGCTGGAACTGTTGACCCTTGACCGTCAGACCCTGCATTATAAGGAACAAATTGCGCTGAAATATGCGGAGATGGTCTACGATGGTGTCTGGTATTCACCGCTGAGAGAAGCACTCGATGCGTTTGTAAAAGTTACACAGAAAAATGTTACCGGAACCGTCAGGATGAGACTGTATAAAGGAAACTGTACACCGGTAGGGATAAAATCCCCTTATTCACTGTATAATGAAGAATTCGCAACGTTTGGCGAAGATGCAGTCTACAACCAGAAAGACGCAGAAGGCTTTATTAATCTGTTTGGACTGCCTCTTAAAGTCCGCGCTTTAATGGAGAGAAAATCAGGCTTACGTTAATCATGATACGCAACGGTGCGCGAGCATAGATTTGCGGGCATAGAACACAAGGATGTCAATTGTCTAAGCACATTGCGCATTCTTGTGTTCTGTCATATTGTTGCGTTATACTATACTTAATTTTGATTCGGAAGGAGTTAAATCAATGAAACTTTGGGGAGGACGTTTTGAGAAAGACACCGATTCCCTGGTCGAAGATTTCCACTCATCGATCTCATTCGACCGGCGCCTCTATAAATTTGATATTATGGGCAGCATCGCTCATGCCGGAATGCTCGGCAAAATAGGTATCCTGTCAGCCGAAGAAACGGAGAAAATAATAGGGGGACTGGAATGCATTCTGGCGGATATTCAGGCGGGAAGGGTTGAATTTGAAGTCGGAGCCGAAGACATCCATATGAACGTTGAGAAACTACTTACGGAGAGAATCGGTGATGCCGGTAAAAAGCTCCATACCGGCCGCAGCCGGAATGATCAGGTTGCGCTGGATTTTCGGCTGTTCTTAAGAGAAGAAATCGACAACACCAAAGATCTCCTCACTGCGCTGCTGGAAACCTTGCTTGACTTGTGTTCCAAACATCTTAAGACTTGGATGCCCGGATATACCCATCTGCAAAAGGCCCAGCCGATCACCCTGAGCCATCATCTTATGGCCTATGTCCAAATGTTTTTGCGCGATCTGGGACGGTTCGGAGATACTCGCAAGAGACTGAACCTCTCCCCGCTCGGATCGGGCGCGCTGGCGGGTACGACCTTTGCTTTGCGTCGGGAAGAAGTAGCTGCTGAACTGAATTTTGACGGCGTCACGCTCAACAGTTTAGACGGCGTCAGCGATAGAGATTTTGCTTTGGAATTCCTGGCAGCGGCATCTATCATGATGATGCATCTGAGCAGGCTGTGTGAAGAACTGATCATCTGGTCGAGCGGCGAATTCTGTTTCGTTTCGATTGATGATGCCTATGCCACCGGATCGAGTATTATGCCGCAGAAGAAAAATCCTGATGTCGCAGAACTCGTCAGAGGGAAAACCGGCAGGGTGTATGGGGATCTCATAACACTGCTCACCGTTATGAAAGGACTTCCTCTGGCTTATAACAAAGATATGCAGGAAGACAAGGAATGTGTGTTTGATGCTGTGGACACCATCCAAAAATCGCTGCTGGTCATCCGACCGATGCTGGCTACCATGAAAGTGAATGCCGATATTATGGCAAGGGAAGCTAAGAAGGGCTTTACCAATGCCACAGATTTGGCTGATTATCTGGCTAAGAAGAATGTTCCTTTCCGCGAAGCCCATGCGATTGTGGGCAGGCTGGTACTGGAATGTTCCCACAGGGGTTGTTCGTTGGAGGATCTGACGCTGGAAGAACTGAAAACAGTATCCGAATTCTTCGAGGAAGATCTTTATGAGGCTATTTCTCTTCAAACCTGCGTTCAGAAGAGGAGCGTTACCGGAGGTCCTGCACCGGAGGTTGTTCAGACAGCGATACAGTTTAGTAAAGAAAATCTGGATCAACTCAGGTGGTAAAAAACAATTAAGAAAACAATCAAGTGTAAATTTAGCACGAATAATGGTACATTTTGCTGCCTTCAGAGTATTAATCAAGAAATTTTAAGAATATGTTAAGAATATGTAATTAGAATGTAAAAATTGTGAAAATAACAAATAGCCGGCGATGCTGAAATGACGGTACATAGCAAAGAATGCTGACAGAATCCAACGGTCATCTTAAAATTTTGTGGATAAAAATGTGGATATTGTGGATTAAGTTAAAAGAATGGGTTTTAAAAAAATATAAAATTTAAATTTTATGTCTAAACTTTTGATAAATATTTGAATGATCATTAAACTATTGTGAAATAAAAAAGGAGGCCGTACCGGTGTGGAGTACTGAAGAAATACTGGAACGCCAAAAGCAGGTTGTGGAATGGCTGCGCGAGAAAAACACTGAGGCAAATACCAAAGGTTTGGTCTGCGGAATTTCC
The window above is part of the Dehalobacter sp. genome. Proteins encoded here:
- a CDS encoding argininosuccinate synthase, which produces MAKVVLAYSGGLDTSIIIPWLKENYGYEVVAMAADLGQGEELEPLHEKAAKTGATKLYIEDLREEFITDFIYPTLQAGAVYEGKYLLGTSFARPLIARRLVEIAEKEGAVAVAHGATGKGNDQVRFELAVKALNPDLKIIAPWREWDIKSRDDAIDYAKERGIPIPVTKDRPYSMDRNLWHLSHEGGDLEDPWNEPKDDLYLLGVSPMQAPDQAAYVLINFEKGIPVAVDGEKLAPIQLIEKLNALGGKNGIGIVDMVENRLVGMKSRGVYETPGGTILYAAHQALELLTLDRQTLHYKEQIALKYAEMVYDGVWYSPLREALDAFVKVTQKNVTGTVRMRLYKGNCTPVGIKSPYSLYNEEFATFGEDAVYNQKDAEGFINLFGLPLKVRALMERKSGLR
- the argH gene encoding argininosuccinate lyase, coding for MKLWGGRFEKDTDSLVEDFHSSISFDRRLYKFDIMGSIAHAGMLGKIGILSAEETEKIIGGLECILADIQAGRVEFEVGAEDIHMNVEKLLTERIGDAGKKLHTGRSRNDQVALDFRLFLREEIDNTKDLLTALLETLLDLCSKHLKTWMPGYTHLQKAQPITLSHHLMAYVQMFLRDLGRFGDTRKRLNLSPLGSGALAGTTFALRREEVAAELNFDGVTLNSLDGVSDRDFALEFLAAASIMMMHLSRLCEELIIWSSGEFCFVSIDDAYATGSSIMPQKKNPDVAELVRGKTGRVYGDLITLLTVMKGLPLAYNKDMQEDKECVFDAVDTIQKSLLVIRPMLATMKVNADIMAREAKKGFTNATDLADYLAKKNVPFREAHAIVGRLVLECSHRGCSLEDLTLEELKTVSEFFEEDLYEAISLQTCVQKRSVTGGPAPEVVQTAIQFSKENLDQLRW